A stretch of the Orcinus orca chromosome 1, mOrcOrc1.1, whole genome shotgun sequence genome encodes the following:
- the TARS2 gene encoding threonine--tRNA ligase, mitochondrial isoform X10, translated as MTNTQVMLLRGWKPTNPHLSRTIKGSELPVLERICQELAAAAQPFRRLEASQDQLRQLFKDNPFKLNLIEEKVTGPTATVYGCGMLVDLCRGPHLRHTGQIGGLKLLSNSSSLWRFSGTPETLQRVSGISFPTAEELRAWEEWREEAELRDHRRIGKEQELFFFHELSPGSCFFLPRGTRVYNVLVAFIRAEYTRRGFSEVKTPTLFSTKLWELSGHWEHYREDMFALQPPGSDSHAGSQSDHSTSHPTGTLALKPMNCPAHCLMFAHRPRSWRELPLRLADFGALHRAEASGSLGGLTRLRRFQQDDAHIFCAPDQLEAEIRGCLDFLRSVYTVLGFSFRLALSTRPSGFLGEPCLWDQAEQVLQQALEEFGEPWDLNPGDGAFYGPKIDVHLRDALGRPHQCGTIQLDFQLPLRFDLQYKGAEDSWKLEGDLGYTLCDTFPFHPFPPPFPPRQAGALERPVLIHRAVLGSVERMLGVLAESCGGKWPLWLSPFQVVVIPVGTEQEEYAREAQRSLQAAGLVGDLDADSGLTLGRRIRRAQLAHYNFQFVVGQKEQSKRTVNIRTRDNRRLGEWDLAEAVQRLLELQNTRVPNAEEIF; from the exons ATGACCAACACCCAGGTGATGCTCCTTAGAGGATGGAAGCCAACCAACCCTCATCTTTCCAGGACAATCAAGGGCTCAGAGCTGCCTGTTTTGGAACGGATTTGTCAGGAACTTGCAGCTGCTGCTCAGCCCTTCCGGAGACTAGAGGCTTCCCAGGATCAGCTTCGGCAGCTCTTCAAG GATAACCCCTTTAAGCTTAACCTGATCGAGGAGAAAGTGACAGGTCCAACGGCAACAGTATATGG gTGTGGTATGTTGGTTGATCTGTGCAGAGGCCCCCACCTTCGGCATACTGGACAGATTGGAGGCCTGAAGCTGCTATCG AACTCATCATCCTTATGGAGGTTTTCCGGCACCCCAGAGACACTGCAGAGAGTGTCAGGGATTTCCTTCCCCACTGCAGAGGAGCTGAGGGCCTGGGAAGAgtggagggaggaagcagagtTACGGGACCACCGGCGCATTGGGAAG GAACAGGAGCTCTTCTTCTTCCATGaactgagccccgggagctgctTCTTCCTGCCTCGAGGGACAAGGGTGTATAATGTACTCGTGGCTTTTATCAGG GCCGAGTACACCCGCCGTGGTTTCTCAGAAGTGAAAACCCCCACGCTGTTTTCTACGAAACTCTGGGAACTGTCAGGGCACTGGGAGCATTACCGGGAAGACATGTTTGCCCTGCAGCCCCCAGGCTCTGACAGCCATGCCGGCTCCCAGAGTGACCACTCTACCAGCCATCCCACAGGCACGCTTGCCCTCAAGCCCATGAACTGCCCTGCGCACTG CCTGATGTTCGCCCACCGGCCCAGATCCTGGCGAGAGCTGCCCCTGCGACTGGCCGACTTCGGGGCCTTGCACCGGGCCGAGGCCTCTGGCAGTCTGGGGGGACTGACCCGGCTACGGCGCTTCCAGCAAGATGACGCTCACATCTTCTGTGCACCCGATCAG CTGGAAGCAGAGATCCGAGGCTGTCTTGATTTCCTCCGCTCTGTCTACACTGTCCTTGGGTTCTCCTTCCGCTTGGCACTGTCTACCCGGCCATCTGGCTTCCTGGGAGAGCCGTGCCTTTGGGACCAGGCTGAGCAG GTCCTTCAACAGGCCCTAGAAGAATTTGGAGAACCCTGGGACCTCAACCCTGGAGATGGTGCCTTCTATGGGCCTAAG ATTGACGTGCACCTCCGCGATGCCCTGGGTCGGCCCCATCAGTGTGGGACAATCCAGCTTGACTTCCAACTGCCCCTGAGATTTGACCTCCAGTACAAGGG GGCTGAAGATTCTTGGAAACTGGAAGGTGATCTTGGGTACACATTGTGTGACACTTTTCCATTCCATCCATTCCCCCCCCCTTTCCCTCCAAGGCAGGCGGGGGCCCTGGAGCGTCCAGTCCTCATTCATCGAGCAGTGCTAGGTTCTGTGGAAAGGATGTTGGGAGTGCTGGCGGAAAGCTGCGGGGGAAAATG GCCACTATGGCTGTCACCATTCCAGGTGGTGGTCATACCTGTGGGGACTGAGCAAGAGGAATATGCCAGGGAG GCACAGCGGAGCCTGCAAGCTGCAGGACTGGTTGGCGACCTGGATGCTGACTCCGGACTGACCCTCGGCCGGAGGATCCGCCGGGCTCAGCTTGCCCACTACAATTTTCAGTTCG TGGTTGGCCAGAAAGAGCAGAGTAAGAGAACAGTGAACATTCGGACTCGAGATAATCGTCGACTTGGGGAATGGGACTTGGCCGAGGCTGTACAGCGGCTACTGGAGCTACAGAACACCAGGGTCCCAAATGCTGAAGAAATTTTCTGA
- the TARS2 gene encoding threonine--tRNA ligase, mitochondrial isoform X4, which translates to MGLCQRWRRLRIPGLQACGLHMVREAAVPTPPHWLVERLGLFEQLWTAQVKRLASLAQKEHRTIKISLPGGQKVDAVAWNTTPYQLAQQISSKLADTAVVAQVNGEPYDLERPLETDSDLRFLTFDSAEGKAVFWHSSTHVLGAAAEQLLGAVLCQGPSTGCGFYHDFFLGKERTIKGSELPVLERICQELAAAAQPFRRLEASQDQLRQLFKDNPFKLNLIEEKVTGPTATVYGCGMLVDLCRGPHLRHTGQIGGLKLLSNSSSLWRFSGTPETLQRVSGISFPTAEELRAWEEWREEAELRDHRRIGKEQELFFFHELSPGSCFFLPRGTRVYNVLVAFIRAEYTRRGFSEVKTPTLFSTKLWELSGHWEHYREDMFALQPPGSDSHAGSQSDHSTSHPTGTLALKPMNCPAHCLMFAHRPRSWRELPLRLADFGALHRAEASGSLGGLTRLRRFQQDDAHIFCAPDQLEAEIRGCLDFLRSVYTVLGFSFRLALSTRPSGFLGEPCLWDQAEQVLQQALEEFGEPWDLNPGDGAFYGPKIDVHLRDALGRPHQCGTIQLDFQLPLRFDLQYKGAEDSWKLEGDLGYTLCDTFPFHPFPPPFPPRQAGALERPVLIHRAVLGSVERMLGVLAESCGGKWPLWLSPFQVVVIPVGTEQEEYAREAQRSLQAAGLVGDLDADSGLTLGRRIRRAQLAHYNFQFVVGQKEQSKRTVNIRTRDNRRLGEWDLAEAVQRLLELQNTRVPNAEEIF; encoded by the exons ATGGGGCTGTGTCAGAGGTGGCGGCGGCTTCGGATCCCAGGGTTACAAGCCTGCGGGCTGCACATGGTGCGTGAG GCAGCTGTGCCGACCCCTCCACACTGGTTGGTAGAGCGGCTTGGCCTTTTTGAGCAGCTATGGACTGCTCAGGTAAAGAGGTTAGCAAGCCTGGCACAGAAGGAACACCGGACTATCAAGATATCACTTCCTGGAGGCCAGAAAGTGGATGCTGTGGCATGGAACACAACCCCTTACCAACTAGCCCAGCAGATCAG TTCTAAACTGGCAGATACTGCAGTGGTTGCTCAAGTGAATGGAGAACCTTATGATCTGGAGCGGCCCTTAGAGACAGATTCTGACCTCAGATTTCTGACATTCGATTCTGCAGAGGGGAAAGCA GTATTCTGGCACTCTAGTACCCATGTCCTGGGGGCAGCAGCTGAACAACTTCTAGGTGCTGTTCTCTGTCAAGGTCCAAGCACAGGATGTGGCTTTTACCATGATTTCTTCCTTGGAAAGGAACG GACAATCAAGGGCTCAGAGCTGCCTGTTTTGGAACGGATTTGTCAGGAACTTGCAGCTGCTGCTCAGCCCTTCCGGAGACTAGAGGCTTCCCAGGATCAGCTTCGGCAGCTCTTCAAG GATAACCCCTTTAAGCTTAACCTGATCGAGGAGAAAGTGACAGGTCCAACGGCAACAGTATATGG gTGTGGTATGTTGGTTGATCTGTGCAGAGGCCCCCACCTTCGGCATACTGGACAGATTGGAGGCCTGAAGCTGCTATCG AACTCATCATCCTTATGGAGGTTTTCCGGCACCCCAGAGACACTGCAGAGAGTGTCAGGGATTTCCTTCCCCACTGCAGAGGAGCTGAGGGCCTGGGAAGAgtggagggaggaagcagagtTACGGGACCACCGGCGCATTGGGAAG GAACAGGAGCTCTTCTTCTTCCATGaactgagccccgggagctgctTCTTCCTGCCTCGAGGGACAAGGGTGTATAATGTACTCGTGGCTTTTATCAGG GCCGAGTACACCCGCCGTGGTTTCTCAGAAGTGAAAACCCCCACGCTGTTTTCTACGAAACTCTGGGAACTGTCAGGGCACTGGGAGCATTACCGGGAAGACATGTTTGCCCTGCAGCCCCCAGGCTCTGACAGCCATGCCGGCTCCCAGAGTGACCACTCTACCAGCCATCCCACAGGCACGCTTGCCCTCAAGCCCATGAACTGCCCTGCGCACTG CCTGATGTTCGCCCACCGGCCCAGATCCTGGCGAGAGCTGCCCCTGCGACTGGCCGACTTCGGGGCCTTGCACCGGGCCGAGGCCTCTGGCAGTCTGGGGGGACTGACCCGGCTACGGCGCTTCCAGCAAGATGACGCTCACATCTTCTGTGCACCCGATCAG CTGGAAGCAGAGATCCGAGGCTGTCTTGATTTCCTCCGCTCTGTCTACACTGTCCTTGGGTTCTCCTTCCGCTTGGCACTGTCTACCCGGCCATCTGGCTTCCTGGGAGAGCCGTGCCTTTGGGACCAGGCTGAGCAG GTCCTTCAACAGGCCCTAGAAGAATTTGGAGAACCCTGGGACCTCAACCCTGGAGATGGTGCCTTCTATGGGCCTAAG ATTGACGTGCACCTCCGCGATGCCCTGGGTCGGCCCCATCAGTGTGGGACAATCCAGCTTGACTTCCAACTGCCCCTGAGATTTGACCTCCAGTACAAGGG GGCTGAAGATTCTTGGAAACTGGAAGGTGATCTTGGGTACACATTGTGTGACACTTTTCCATTCCATCCATTCCCCCCCCCTTTCCCTCCAAGGCAGGCGGGGGCCCTGGAGCGTCCAGTCCTCATTCATCGAGCAGTGCTAGGTTCTGTGGAAAGGATGTTGGGAGTGCTGGCGGAAAGCTGCGGGGGAAAATG GCCACTATGGCTGTCACCATTCCAGGTGGTGGTCATACCTGTGGGGACTGAGCAAGAGGAATATGCCAGGGAG GCACAGCGGAGCCTGCAAGCTGCAGGACTGGTTGGCGACCTGGATGCTGACTCCGGACTGACCCTCGGCCGGAGGATCCGCCGGGCTCAGCTTGCCCACTACAATTTTCAGTTCG TGGTTGGCCAGAAAGAGCAGAGTAAGAGAACAGTGAACATTCGGACTCGAGATAATCGTCGACTTGGGGAATGGGACTTGGCCGAGGCTGTACAGCGGCTACTGGAGCTACAGAACACCAGGGTCCCAAATGCTGAAGAAATTTTCTGA
- the TARS2 gene encoding threonine--tRNA ligase, mitochondrial isoform X5 — protein MGLCQRWRRLRIPGLQACGLHMAAVPTPPHWLVERLGLFEQLWTAQVKRLASLAQKEHRTIKISLPGGQKVDAVAWNTTPYQLAQQISSKLADTAVVAQVNGEPYDLERPLETDSDLRFLTFDSAEGKAVFWHSSTHVLGAAAEQLLGAVLCQGPSTGCGFYHDFFLGKERTIKGSELPVLERICQELAAAAQPFRRLEASQDQLRQLFKDNPFKLNLIEEKVTGPTATVYGCGMLVDLCRGPHLRHTGQIGGLKLLSNSSSLWRFSGTPETLQRVSGISFPTAEELRAWEEWREEAELRDHRRIGKEQELFFFHELSPGSCFFLPRGTRVYNVLVAFIRAEYTRRGFSEVKTPTLFSTKLWELSGHWEHYREDMFALQPPGSDSHAGSQSDHSTSHPTGTLALKPMNCPAHCLMFAHRPRSWRELPLRLADFGALHRAEASGSLGGLTRLRRFQQDDAHIFCAPDQLEAEIRGCLDFLRSVYTVLGFSFRLALSTRPSGFLGEPCLWDQAEQVLQQALEEFGEPWDLNPGDGAFYGPKIDVHLRDALGRPHQCGTIQLDFQLPLRFDLQYKGAEDSWKLEGDLGYTLCDTFPFHPFPPPFPPRQAGALERPVLIHRAVLGSVERMLGVLAESCGGKWPLWLSPFQVVVIPVGTEQEEYAREAQRSLQAAGLVGDLDADSGLTLGRRIRRAQLAHYNFQFVVGQKEQSKRTVNIRTRDNRRLGEWDLAEAVQRLLELQNTRVPNAEEIF, from the exons ATGGGGCTGTGTCAGAGGTGGCGGCGGCTTCGGATCCCAGGGTTACAAGCCTGCGGGCTGCACATG GCAGCTGTGCCGACCCCTCCACACTGGTTGGTAGAGCGGCTTGGCCTTTTTGAGCAGCTATGGACTGCTCAGGTAAAGAGGTTAGCAAGCCTGGCACAGAAGGAACACCGGACTATCAAGATATCACTTCCTGGAGGCCAGAAAGTGGATGCTGTGGCATGGAACACAACCCCTTACCAACTAGCCCAGCAGATCAG TTCTAAACTGGCAGATACTGCAGTGGTTGCTCAAGTGAATGGAGAACCTTATGATCTGGAGCGGCCCTTAGAGACAGATTCTGACCTCAGATTTCTGACATTCGATTCTGCAGAGGGGAAAGCA GTATTCTGGCACTCTAGTACCCATGTCCTGGGGGCAGCAGCTGAACAACTTCTAGGTGCTGTTCTCTGTCAAGGTCCAAGCACAGGATGTGGCTTTTACCATGATTTCTTCCTTGGAAAGGAACG GACAATCAAGGGCTCAGAGCTGCCTGTTTTGGAACGGATTTGTCAGGAACTTGCAGCTGCTGCTCAGCCCTTCCGGAGACTAGAGGCTTCCCAGGATCAGCTTCGGCAGCTCTTCAAG GATAACCCCTTTAAGCTTAACCTGATCGAGGAGAAAGTGACAGGTCCAACGGCAACAGTATATGG gTGTGGTATGTTGGTTGATCTGTGCAGAGGCCCCCACCTTCGGCATACTGGACAGATTGGAGGCCTGAAGCTGCTATCG AACTCATCATCCTTATGGAGGTTTTCCGGCACCCCAGAGACACTGCAGAGAGTGTCAGGGATTTCCTTCCCCACTGCAGAGGAGCTGAGGGCCTGGGAAGAgtggagggaggaagcagagtTACGGGACCACCGGCGCATTGGGAAG GAACAGGAGCTCTTCTTCTTCCATGaactgagccccgggagctgctTCTTCCTGCCTCGAGGGACAAGGGTGTATAATGTACTCGTGGCTTTTATCAGG GCCGAGTACACCCGCCGTGGTTTCTCAGAAGTGAAAACCCCCACGCTGTTTTCTACGAAACTCTGGGAACTGTCAGGGCACTGGGAGCATTACCGGGAAGACATGTTTGCCCTGCAGCCCCCAGGCTCTGACAGCCATGCCGGCTCCCAGAGTGACCACTCTACCAGCCATCCCACAGGCACGCTTGCCCTCAAGCCCATGAACTGCCCTGCGCACTG CCTGATGTTCGCCCACCGGCCCAGATCCTGGCGAGAGCTGCCCCTGCGACTGGCCGACTTCGGGGCCTTGCACCGGGCCGAGGCCTCTGGCAGTCTGGGGGGACTGACCCGGCTACGGCGCTTCCAGCAAGATGACGCTCACATCTTCTGTGCACCCGATCAG CTGGAAGCAGAGATCCGAGGCTGTCTTGATTTCCTCCGCTCTGTCTACACTGTCCTTGGGTTCTCCTTCCGCTTGGCACTGTCTACCCGGCCATCTGGCTTCCTGGGAGAGCCGTGCCTTTGGGACCAGGCTGAGCAG GTCCTTCAACAGGCCCTAGAAGAATTTGGAGAACCCTGGGACCTCAACCCTGGAGATGGTGCCTTCTATGGGCCTAAG ATTGACGTGCACCTCCGCGATGCCCTGGGTCGGCCCCATCAGTGTGGGACAATCCAGCTTGACTTCCAACTGCCCCTGAGATTTGACCTCCAGTACAAGGG GGCTGAAGATTCTTGGAAACTGGAAGGTGATCTTGGGTACACATTGTGTGACACTTTTCCATTCCATCCATTCCCCCCCCCTTTCCCTCCAAGGCAGGCGGGGGCCCTGGAGCGTCCAGTCCTCATTCATCGAGCAGTGCTAGGTTCTGTGGAAAGGATGTTGGGAGTGCTGGCGGAAAGCTGCGGGGGAAAATG GCCACTATGGCTGTCACCATTCCAGGTGGTGGTCATACCTGTGGGGACTGAGCAAGAGGAATATGCCAGGGAG GCACAGCGGAGCCTGCAAGCTGCAGGACTGGTTGGCGACCTGGATGCTGACTCCGGACTGACCCTCGGCCGGAGGATCCGCCGGGCTCAGCTTGCCCACTACAATTTTCAGTTCG TGGTTGGCCAGAAAGAGCAGAGTAAGAGAACAGTGAACATTCGGACTCGAGATAATCGTCGACTTGGGGAATGGGACTTGGCCGAGGCTGTACAGCGGCTACTGGAGCTACAGAACACCAGGGTCCCAAATGCTGAAGAAATTTTCTGA
- the TARS2 gene encoding threonine--tRNA ligase, mitochondrial isoform X2, giving the protein MGLCQRWRRLRIPGLQACGLHMAAVPTPPHWLVERLGLFEQLWTAQVKRLASLAQKEHRTIKISLPGGQKVDAVAWNTTPYQLAQQISSKLADTAVVAQVNGEPYDLERPLETDSDLRFLTFDSAEGKAVFWHSSTHVLGAAAEQLLGAVLCQGPSTGCGFYHDFFLGKERLFVFANNFRCFWKAGFHPMTNTQVMLLRGWKPTNPHLSRTIKGSELPVLERICQELAAAAQPFRRLEASQDQLRQLFKDNPFKLNLIEEKVTGPTATVYGCGMLVDLCRGPHLRHTGQIGGLKLLSNSSSLWRFSGTPETLQRVSGISFPTAEELRAWEEWREEAELRDHRRIGKEQELFFFHELSPGSCFFLPRGTRVYNVLVAFIRAEYTRRGFSEVKTPTLFSTKLWELSGHWEHYREDMFALQPPGSDSHAGSQSDHSTSHPTGTLALKPMNCPAHCLMFAHRPRSWRELPLRLADFGALHRAEASGSLGGLTRLRRFQQDDAHIFCAPDQLEAEIRGCLDFLRSVYTVLGFSFRLALSTRPSGFLGEPCLWDQAEQVLQQALEEFGEPWDLNPGDGAFYGPKIDVHLRDALGRPHQCGTIQLDFQLPLRFDLQYKGAEDSWKLEGDLGYTLCDTFPFHPFPPPFPPRQAGALERPVLIHRAVLGSVERMLGVLAESCGGKWPLWLSPFQVVVIPVGTEQEEYAREAQRSLQAAGLVGDLDADSGLTLGRRIRRAQLAHYNFQFVVGQKEQSKRTVNIRTRDNRRLGEWDLAEAVQRLLELQNTRVPNAEEIF; this is encoded by the exons ATGGGGCTGTGTCAGAGGTGGCGGCGGCTTCGGATCCCAGGGTTACAAGCCTGCGGGCTGCACATG GCAGCTGTGCCGACCCCTCCACACTGGTTGGTAGAGCGGCTTGGCCTTTTTGAGCAGCTATGGACTGCTCAGGTAAAGAGGTTAGCAAGCCTGGCACAGAAGGAACACCGGACTATCAAGATATCACTTCCTGGAGGCCAGAAAGTGGATGCTGTGGCATGGAACACAACCCCTTACCAACTAGCCCAGCAGATCAG TTCTAAACTGGCAGATACTGCAGTGGTTGCTCAAGTGAATGGAGAACCTTATGATCTGGAGCGGCCCTTAGAGACAGATTCTGACCTCAGATTTCTGACATTCGATTCTGCAGAGGGGAAAGCA GTATTCTGGCACTCTAGTACCCATGTCCTGGGGGCAGCAGCTGAACAACTTCTAGGTGCTGTTCTCTGTCAAGGTCCAAGCACAGGATGTGGCTTTTACCATGATTTCTTCCTTGGAAAGGAACG TCTGTTTGTCTTTGCCAATAATTTTAGATGTTTTTGGAAGGCAGGATTTCATCCCATGACCAACACCCAGGTGATGCTCCTTAGAGGATGGAAGCCAACCAACCCTCATCTTTCCAGGACAATCAAGGGCTCAGAGCTGCCTGTTTTGGAACGGATTTGTCAGGAACTTGCAGCTGCTGCTCAGCCCTTCCGGAGACTAGAGGCTTCCCAGGATCAGCTTCGGCAGCTCTTCAAG GATAACCCCTTTAAGCTTAACCTGATCGAGGAGAAAGTGACAGGTCCAACGGCAACAGTATATGG gTGTGGTATGTTGGTTGATCTGTGCAGAGGCCCCCACCTTCGGCATACTGGACAGATTGGAGGCCTGAAGCTGCTATCG AACTCATCATCCTTATGGAGGTTTTCCGGCACCCCAGAGACACTGCAGAGAGTGTCAGGGATTTCCTTCCCCACTGCAGAGGAGCTGAGGGCCTGGGAAGAgtggagggaggaagcagagtTACGGGACCACCGGCGCATTGGGAAG GAACAGGAGCTCTTCTTCTTCCATGaactgagccccgggagctgctTCTTCCTGCCTCGAGGGACAAGGGTGTATAATGTACTCGTGGCTTTTATCAGG GCCGAGTACACCCGCCGTGGTTTCTCAGAAGTGAAAACCCCCACGCTGTTTTCTACGAAACTCTGGGAACTGTCAGGGCACTGGGAGCATTACCGGGAAGACATGTTTGCCCTGCAGCCCCCAGGCTCTGACAGCCATGCCGGCTCCCAGAGTGACCACTCTACCAGCCATCCCACAGGCACGCTTGCCCTCAAGCCCATGAACTGCCCTGCGCACTG CCTGATGTTCGCCCACCGGCCCAGATCCTGGCGAGAGCTGCCCCTGCGACTGGCCGACTTCGGGGCCTTGCACCGGGCCGAGGCCTCTGGCAGTCTGGGGGGACTGACCCGGCTACGGCGCTTCCAGCAAGATGACGCTCACATCTTCTGTGCACCCGATCAG CTGGAAGCAGAGATCCGAGGCTGTCTTGATTTCCTCCGCTCTGTCTACACTGTCCTTGGGTTCTCCTTCCGCTTGGCACTGTCTACCCGGCCATCTGGCTTCCTGGGAGAGCCGTGCCTTTGGGACCAGGCTGAGCAG GTCCTTCAACAGGCCCTAGAAGAATTTGGAGAACCCTGGGACCTCAACCCTGGAGATGGTGCCTTCTATGGGCCTAAG ATTGACGTGCACCTCCGCGATGCCCTGGGTCGGCCCCATCAGTGTGGGACAATCCAGCTTGACTTCCAACTGCCCCTGAGATTTGACCTCCAGTACAAGGG GGCTGAAGATTCTTGGAAACTGGAAGGTGATCTTGGGTACACATTGTGTGACACTTTTCCATTCCATCCATTCCCCCCCCCTTTCCCTCCAAGGCAGGCGGGGGCCCTGGAGCGTCCAGTCCTCATTCATCGAGCAGTGCTAGGTTCTGTGGAAAGGATGTTGGGAGTGCTGGCGGAAAGCTGCGGGGGAAAATG GCCACTATGGCTGTCACCATTCCAGGTGGTGGTCATACCTGTGGGGACTGAGCAAGAGGAATATGCCAGGGAG GCACAGCGGAGCCTGCAAGCTGCAGGACTGGTTGGCGACCTGGATGCTGACTCCGGACTGACCCTCGGCCGGAGGATCCGCCGGGCTCAGCTTGCCCACTACAATTTTCAGTTCG TGGTTGGCCAGAAAGAGCAGAGTAAGAGAACAGTGAACATTCGGACTCGAGATAATCGTCGACTTGGGGAATGGGACTTGGCCGAGGCTGTACAGCGGCTACTGGAGCTACAGAACACCAGGGTCCCAAATGCTGAAGAAATTTTCTGA
- the TARS2 gene encoding threonine--tRNA ligase, mitochondrial isoform X6 — protein sequence MGLCQRWRRLRIPGLQACGLHMVREAAVPTPPHWLVERLGLFEQLWTAQVKRLASLAQKEHRTIKISLPGGQKVDAVAWNTTPYQLAQQISSKLADTAVVAQVNGEPYDLERPLETDSDLRFLTFDSAEGKAVFWHSSTHVLGAAAEQLLGAVLCQGPSTGCGFYHDFFLGKERLFVFANNFRCFWKAGFHPMTNTQVMLLRGWKPTNPHLSRTIKGSELPVLERICQELAAAAQPFRRLEASQDQLRQLFKDNPFKLNLIEEKVTGPTATVYGCGMLVDLCRGPHLRHTGQIGGLKLLSNSSSLWRFSGTPETLQRVSGISFPTAEELRAWEEWREEAELRDHRRIGKEQELFFFHELSPGSCFFLPRGTRVYNVLVAFIRAEYTRRGFSEVKTPTLFSTKLWELSGHWEHYREDMFALQPPGSDSHAGSQSDHSTSHPTGTLALKPMNCPAHCLMFAHRPRSWRELPLRLADFGALHRAEASGSLGGLTRLRRFQQDDAHIFCAPDQVLQQALEEFGEPWDLNPGDGAFYGPKIDVHLRDALGRPHQCGTIQLDFQLPLRFDLQYKGAEDSWKLEGDLGYTLCDTFPFHPFPPPFPPRQAGALERPVLIHRAVLGSVERMLGVLAESCGGKWPLWLSPFQVVVIPVGTEQEEYAREAQRSLQAAGLVGDLDADSGLTLGRRIRRAQLAHYNFQFVVGQKEQSKRTVNIRTRDNRRLGEWDLAEAVQRLLELQNTRVPNAEEIF from the exons ATGGGGCTGTGTCAGAGGTGGCGGCGGCTTCGGATCCCAGGGTTACAAGCCTGCGGGCTGCACATGGTGCGTGAG GCAGCTGTGCCGACCCCTCCACACTGGTTGGTAGAGCGGCTTGGCCTTTTTGAGCAGCTATGGACTGCTCAGGTAAAGAGGTTAGCAAGCCTGGCACAGAAGGAACACCGGACTATCAAGATATCACTTCCTGGAGGCCAGAAAGTGGATGCTGTGGCATGGAACACAACCCCTTACCAACTAGCCCAGCAGATCAG TTCTAAACTGGCAGATACTGCAGTGGTTGCTCAAGTGAATGGAGAACCTTATGATCTGGAGCGGCCCTTAGAGACAGATTCTGACCTCAGATTTCTGACATTCGATTCTGCAGAGGGGAAAGCA GTATTCTGGCACTCTAGTACCCATGTCCTGGGGGCAGCAGCTGAACAACTTCTAGGTGCTGTTCTCTGTCAAGGTCCAAGCACAGGATGTGGCTTTTACCATGATTTCTTCCTTGGAAAGGAACG TCTGTTTGTCTTTGCCAATAATTTTAGATGTTTTTGGAAGGCAGGATTTCATCCCATGACCAACACCCAGGTGATGCTCCTTAGAGGATGGAAGCCAACCAACCCTCATCTTTCCAGGACAATCAAGGGCTCAGAGCTGCCTGTTTTGGAACGGATTTGTCAGGAACTTGCAGCTGCTGCTCAGCCCTTCCGGAGACTAGAGGCTTCCCAGGATCAGCTTCGGCAGCTCTTCAAG GATAACCCCTTTAAGCTTAACCTGATCGAGGAGAAAGTGACAGGTCCAACGGCAACAGTATATGG gTGTGGTATGTTGGTTGATCTGTGCAGAGGCCCCCACCTTCGGCATACTGGACAGATTGGAGGCCTGAAGCTGCTATCG AACTCATCATCCTTATGGAGGTTTTCCGGCACCCCAGAGACACTGCAGAGAGTGTCAGGGATTTCCTTCCCCACTGCAGAGGAGCTGAGGGCCTGGGAAGAgtggagggaggaagcagagtTACGGGACCACCGGCGCATTGGGAAG GAACAGGAGCTCTTCTTCTTCCATGaactgagccccgggagctgctTCTTCCTGCCTCGAGGGACAAGGGTGTATAATGTACTCGTGGCTTTTATCAGG GCCGAGTACACCCGCCGTGGTTTCTCAGAAGTGAAAACCCCCACGCTGTTTTCTACGAAACTCTGGGAACTGTCAGGGCACTGGGAGCATTACCGGGAAGACATGTTTGCCCTGCAGCCCCCAGGCTCTGACAGCCATGCCGGCTCCCAGAGTGACCACTCTACCAGCCATCCCACAGGCACGCTTGCCCTCAAGCCCATGAACTGCCCTGCGCACTG CCTGATGTTCGCCCACCGGCCCAGATCCTGGCGAGAGCTGCCCCTGCGACTGGCCGACTTCGGGGCCTTGCACCGGGCCGAGGCCTCTGGCAGTCTGGGGGGACTGACCCGGCTACGGCGCTTCCAGCAAGATGACGCTCACATCTTCTGTGCACCCGATCAG GTCCTTCAACAGGCCCTAGAAGAATTTGGAGAACCCTGGGACCTCAACCCTGGAGATGGTGCCTTCTATGGGCCTAAG ATTGACGTGCACCTCCGCGATGCCCTGGGTCGGCCCCATCAGTGTGGGACAATCCAGCTTGACTTCCAACTGCCCCTGAGATTTGACCTCCAGTACAAGGG GGCTGAAGATTCTTGGAAACTGGAAGGTGATCTTGGGTACACATTGTGTGACACTTTTCCATTCCATCCATTCCCCCCCCCTTTCCCTCCAAGGCAGGCGGGGGCCCTGGAGCGTCCAGTCCTCATTCATCGAGCAGTGCTAGGTTCTGTGGAAAGGATGTTGGGAGTGCTGGCGGAAAGCTGCGGGGGAAAATG GCCACTATGGCTGTCACCATTCCAGGTGGTGGTCATACCTGTGGGGACTGAGCAAGAGGAATATGCCAGGGAG GCACAGCGGAGCCTGCAAGCTGCAGGACTGGTTGGCGACCTGGATGCTGACTCCGGACTGACCCTCGGCCGGAGGATCCGCCGGGCTCAGCTTGCCCACTACAATTTTCAGTTCG TGGTTGGCCAGAAAGAGCAGAGTAAGAGAACAGTGAACATTCGGACTCGAGATAATCGTCGACTTGGGGAATGGGACTTGGCCGAGGCTGTACAGCGGCTACTGGAGCTACAGAACACCAGGGTCCCAAATGCTGAAGAAATTTTCTGA